GTTGACGAGGTTCACGATGGGGCTGCCCGCCACCATCTTGTCCAGGTCCGTCGCCGGCCCTTCATCGACCGCTTCGCGCTCGACGACTTCGACGTCCGACTCGACGAGCGATGTCAAAAACGCATCGACGTCCACGTCGCCGCCGGCGTATTTCTTGATGTACTCGAGAATGTTCGCCTCGAGCGCGAGTACGGGGCGGATCTTGCATCCGGTGATCTGGCGAAGCCGGTCGATCGTCGGCAAGCTCTGCGGCTCGGACATGGCGACGGTCATCGTGTCGTGCACGCGGAACATCGGAATGAGCTTGAGCCGCTCGCATTCCTCTTCGCCGATAAGTTTGATGAGCGGCGGGTCGATCAGACCGTGACGCAACACGACGCCTTTGACGCTCAACCGCGCCGCCAGCACGCGCACCAGCGTCGCGCCGGTGATGTATCCGCCGTCGACGAGCATTTCGCCCAGCAGCTTGCCGCTGCGCTTCTGCTCGCGCAGCGCCTCCTTGAGCTGCTCCTCGCTGAGCACGCCCGCTTCCAGAAGCGCCTCGCCGATGCGGATTTTCCCCACGCCCTGGCTCACAGAAAGCTCCTCACCGCCGAGTTCACGTCTTCGTAATGCTCAAACAGCGGCGCCAGGTCCGTGATGTCCAGCACCTCGCGCACCGTGTCGTTGAGCCCGCACAGACGCAACGCCTGCCCCGAATCGTTGAGTTCCTTGGTGACCTCCAGCAGCGTTTCAAGCCCCTTGGAATCGACGAACGGCGTCATCGACAGATCGACGACGACGCGTCCCAGACTTTCCCGCCGCACATTGTTGAGCTGTTGACGGAACGGCACCACGTCCTGCTCAACGAGCGGACCTTCCGGCCGGAGCACGGTCACCGCTCCGTGGCGCTGTTCGTGAATCTTCATCTTCCACCTCCCGAATCAACGGGAATGACCAATGACCAAGCACCAATGACCAAGGGAATGTTCAAATACCCAATGTCAAAATGAATGGCCGCGGGCCGTTCCTACCTTGGTCATTGGTGCTTGGTCATTGGTCATTTTCTCTCTTACGCCGCTTCCTGTCCGAAGGGCACGTTCATCGTGAACGTGCTGCCCTGGTCGAGTTTGGAGTGCACGACGATGTCGCCGCCGTGCAGGCGCACCACCTCGCGCGCCAGCGCCAGGCCCAGTCCCGAACCGGTGATCTCGGCGATGCGCTTGTCGTGAGCGCGGTAGAACTTTTCGAACAGCCGCGACTGGTCTTCCTCGCTGATGCCGATGCCCGTGTCGACCACGTCGACCGTCATCTGATGTTCGTCCGCCTCGACGGTGACCTGCACGGTTCCGCCGGCGGGCGTGTACTTGAGCGCGTTGGAGATCAGGTTGTGCAGCGCCAGCCCGATCTTGTCCCGATCCGCCTGAATGACCGGCAGCTTCGGCGGCAGGTTGAACACAAGTTCGATCTTCTTGTCTTTCGCCTGCGCCTCGTAATCGGCCTGAAGGTCGGTGAATATCTCCTTCAGATGGACATCGTCCTTCTTGAGCGAGAACGAGCCCGCCTCGATCTCCGCCGTCGAGAGCAGATCGTTGACGATGCGCTCCAGCCGGCGGGATTCGCTGTTGATCACGTTCAGACACTTGGCCCGCAGCGCCGCGTCGTTCTCGCCGTCGTCCAGCGCCGTTTCGACGTACAGCCGAATGTTCGTCAACGGGGTGCGCAGTTCGTGCGTCGCATGGGCGACGAAAGCGTGACGCGCTTCCTCAGCGACGCGCTGCTGGGTGATGTCTTCGATGATGATCATGGCCGACCCGCCGTCCTCGCGGCGCACCGGTCGCATGCTCCAACGCAGGACGCCCGCCGCCCCCGTCGCCCCGTCGCCGCGCTCCGCTTCGAGCGTCGTGCGCTGACGCGACTTGCCGGTCAGCCATGCGTCGAGCATCGACCGCACCGATTCAGCGCTGATGTACTGCCGCACGTCCGTGCCCGTGAGCTTGTCGCGATCCGCCTGCAAGAACACCGCGGCGGCTCCGTTGGCGTACTTGCATCGCATCTTCTCGTCCACGAGCAAAATGCCCTGCGGCATCACGTCGGCGGCGTCATCCAGATCGCTCTTGGACCGGCGCCGGTCACCGAGCGATTCACGGGCTTTTTCAGCGACTTTCTGCTGCTTGAGCGTATCGGACTGTTCCAGAATCCGGTTCCACGCCGTCGCTTCGACGCCCAGGTCCGAACTGATCGAAAGCGCGGACGAGGCGTCTTCGCCGGCGACGATGGCGAGCAATGCTTCACGAATCGCGCCCACCGCCCGCAGGCGCGCCCGCGAATGGCGATACACCAGCAGCACGGCGGCGAGCGACACGGCGCCGATGACGCCCAGTCCCGCCTGCACGGGCCAAAGCTGATTCGACGCCACCTCCAGCGGCCCGCTCACCTGAAGCTCCGCCATGCCGCGCCCGGTGATCGTCAGCGGCGCGGTGACTTTCAGTTCGGACTCCGCCGTCCGTTCGGACGCCTTGGGCGGATTCAGGCCGGCGCTCCATGTGTCGGGCATCTCCTGCCGGGCGATCTTCGACGGCTCGGAGTCGGCGATGATCTGCCCGTCGGGAAGCACGATGCTGCATGCGCTGAGTTTCTGCTGCCGCGCCGTGTCGATGACCAGACGCCGTAGCGAGGAAAGTTCGTCGGAGTTGAGCATGGTTTCGGCGCTGTTGGTCAATAGCGATGCGATGGTGCGGATGCGCTGCGCCTCTGCCTCGCGGGCTTCCTCGCGATGCGTGCGCGTCGTCCACCATGCCGAAGCACCGATGGCGCAGAGCAGAATGGCCGCCAGCGCGATGCCGATCGACGCGATGGTCGATTCGCCGCGCAGCAGCAGACGATGATGCGTCGCCGCCGCCGTACCCGCCGTTTGCTTCTCACCCATGGTCCGTTCCTCTCGAACGTCGTTAGCCGGAGATACTCATGGGGATATCGGCCAGTTTTCCAGCCCAATTAACCGTCGCCATGTTGGTTTATGACGCCCGTGCGGGTACAGTCGGCTGAATTGACACCCGATTTTGAGGTCTCCCATGAAGCGCTTTGCCCATGTTCTCATCTGTCTGTGCGTCGCCGCTTCCCGCACCCCCGCCGCCGATACGGGCGCACTCCCCGGCTACACCGATTATCAGACATTCGCGCAGCAGGTTGCCGACCTGGCCAAACATCCGCACGTCAAAGTCGACGCGCTGGGCCAGACGCTCGGCAAACGCGAGGTGT
The nucleotide sequence above comes from Planctomycetota bacterium. Encoded proteins:
- a CDS encoding anti-sigma factor antagonist (This anti-anti-sigma factor, or anti-sigma factor antagonist, belongs to a family that includes characterized members SpoIIAA, RsbV, RsfA, and RsfB.), whose product is MKIHEQRHGAVTVLRPEGPLVEQDVVPFRQQLNNVRRESLGRVVVDLSMTPFVDSKGLETLLEVTKELNDSGQALRLCGLNDTVREVLDITDLAPLFEHYEDVNSAVRSFL
- a CDS encoding PAS domain-containing protein, coding for MGEKQTAGTAAATHHRLLLRGESTIASIGIALAAILLCAIGASAWWTTRTHREEAREAEAQRIRTIASLLTNSAETMLNSDELSSLRRLVIDTARQQKLSACSIVLPDGQIIADSEPSKIARQEMPDTWSAGLNPPKASERTAESELKVTAPLTITGRGMAELQVSGPLEVASNQLWPVQAGLGVIGAVSLAAVLLVYRHSRARLRAVGAIREALLAIVAGEDASSALSISSDLGVEATAWNRILEQSDTLKQQKVAEKARESLGDRRRSKSDLDDAADVMPQGILLVDEKMRCKYANGAAAVFLQADRDKLTGTDVRQYISAESVRSMLDAWLTGKSRQRTTLEAERGDGATGAAGVLRWSMRPVRREDGGSAMIIIEDITQQRVAEEARHAFVAHATHELRTPLTNIRLYVETALDDGENDAALRAKCLNVINSESRRLERIVNDLLSTAEIEAGSFSLKKDDVHLKEIFTDLQADYEAQAKDKKIELVFNLPPKLPVIQADRDKIGLALHNLISNALKYTPAGGTVQVTVEADEHQMTVDVVDTGIGISEEDQSRLFEKFYRAHDKRIAEITGSGLGLALAREVVRLHGGDIVVHSKLDQGSTFTMNVPFGQEAA